The following coding sequences are from one Trueperaceae bacterium window:
- a CDS encoding phosphate starvation-inducible protein PhoH — protein MSLFGQNDQILKVLKNRLNASVVARGDEVKLTGDNEDVKQAALTFQNLLSTIRGGGELSITEIEHADLDNLVAQADEDPHLPKRAQPKTSGQRRYVRAIHRGSITFGIGPAGTGKTFLAVAMAVQALTERRVKRLVLTRPAVEAGERLGFLPGDLQAKIDPYLRPLYDALYDMLHADKMDQLMDQGAIEIAPLAFMRGRTLNDAFIILDEAQNTTQEQMKMFLTRMGFNSKVVVTGDVTQTDLPGNVQSGLTDAENILKGIDGIEFLYFSEQDVVRHALVASIIKAYEAT, from the coding sequence ATTAGCCTGTTCGGACAAAACGACCAGATTCTAAAAGTCCTAAAGAACCGTCTTAATGCAAGCGTCGTTGCCCGAGGCGACGAAGTAAAATTAACGGGCGATAATGAGGACGTAAAACAAGCAGCCCTCACCTTCCAAAACCTATTATCGACAATACGAGGTGGCGGAGAGCTCAGTATCACTGAGATCGAGCATGCTGATCTAGATAACCTCGTAGCTCAAGCCGACGAGGATCCCCACCTACCAAAGCGTGCCCAGCCAAAAACCTCCGGGCAGAGACGTTACGTACGAGCCATACACCGAGGTTCCATTACTTTCGGGATTGGTCCGGCTGGAACTGGTAAAACATTTCTAGCCGTGGCAATGGCAGTTCAAGCCTTAACTGAACGCCGCGTCAAACGCTTAGTACTTACCCGACCTGCGGTAGAAGCAGGTGAGCGCTTAGGTTTCCTGCCTGGCGACCTCCAAGCCAAAATTGATCCTTACCTCCGACCCCTATATGACGCTCTTTATGACATGCTTCATGCTGATAAGATGGACCAACTTATGGACCAAGGCGCTATCGAAATCGCCCCACTAGCATTCATGAGAGGCAGGACCCTAAACGATGCCTTTATTATCCTTGACGAAGCTCAAAATACTACGCAAGAACAAATGAAAATGTTTTTGACCCGCATGGGCTTTAACAGTAAAGTAGTTGTAACAGGCGATGTAACACAAACTGATTTACCCGGGAACGTCCAGAGCGGACTCACAGATGCCGAAAATATCCTCAAAGGGATCGACGGTATAGAATTTTTATACTTTAGCGAGCAGGACGTCGTCCGTCACGCGTTAGTGGCAAGCATTATCAAGGCCTATGAAGCCACCTAA
- a CDS encoding serine protease, protein MKVTSLLTLRCIMFLIPIALGTVGAQESPHNVWIIPIDSDITPATADFVNSRVQLANQERPLALVFVLNTNGGQVTSMQRIVDIILTTAEVPTIAVVEKAFSAGALIAMSAEYLAMLPGSSIGAALPIVPTLTGAKPVEEKFNSAVRGQFRSVAEARGRDPQIAEAMVNQKFEIPGLSTKDELVTLTASQAVTFGIADIEALTLRDALSAFGYGGVTIITLSPNLTERLGIFLAKPLIAAILLAIGVAGILIEFFTPGFGLPGALGVISLALLGLAAFVATPANPIDLILIVLGILLVAVEILVIPGFGVAGILGITAIVVSVFRIFQNDAVTVVSGAAIFGALILALGFWFLPNTRLGHTLMLRTRLRTLTNTGSGQKTRTVDRTSLIGQRGEATSDLRPAGVAHFDGNRVDVVTEGDYISSGSPIEVTFVEGNRVIVRSAN, encoded by the coding sequence ATGAAGGTAACATCTTTGCTCACTTTGCGCTGCATAATGTTCCTTATACCCATCGCTCTTGGGACGGTAGGTGCCCAAGAATCACCCCATAACGTTTGGATTATCCCTATAGATTCAGACATCACCCCAGCAACAGCCGATTTTGTTAATTCTCGAGTCCAGCTAGCTAATCAGGAACGACCCTTGGCCCTTGTGTTTGTCTTGAACACCAATGGCGGCCAGGTAACTTCAATGCAACGAATTGTCGACATTATTCTAACCACAGCTGAGGTCCCTACTATTGCAGTAGTAGAGAAGGCCTTTAGTGCCGGCGCTTTAATCGCAATGAGCGCCGAATACCTCGCAATGTTACCCGGATCCTCTATTGGCGCGGCTCTACCCATTGTTCCAACCTTAACTGGAGCTAAACCCGTCGAAGAGAAGTTTAACTCAGCTGTTCGCGGGCAATTTCGCAGCGTAGCTGAAGCAAGAGGCAGAGACCCACAGATAGCTGAGGCCATGGTTAATCAGAAATTCGAAATTCCTGGGCTTTCGACTAAAGATGAACTAGTGACATTGACCGCCTCGCAGGCAGTTACCTTTGGCATTGCTGATATCGAAGCCTTAACCCTGCGCGATGCACTCTCCGCTTTCGGTTATGGAGGTGTCACCATAATTACCTTGAGCCCTAACCTTACCGAGCGTTTGGGGATATTTCTTGCGAAACCACTGATCGCTGCAATTTTACTAGCTATCGGCGTAGCTGGTATTTTAATTGAATTTTTCACTCCAGGGTTTGGGCTACCAGGAGCCCTCGGCGTAATCAGCCTAGCCCTCCTTGGATTAGCAGCATTTGTAGCAACTCCAGCGAATCCTATCGACCTCATCCTCATAGTCCTAGGGATTTTACTCGTGGCCGTTGAAATACTAGTAATACCAGGATTTGGCGTCGCCGGAATTCTCGGCATAACAGCAATAGTCGTCTCTGTTTTCAGGATTTTTCAAAATGATGCGGTCACAGTAGTTTCGGGCGCGGCGATCTTCGGGGCCTTAATCTTAGCCTTGGGATTTTGGTTCCTACCAAATACCCGACTCGGTCATACATTGATGCTTAGAACGCGCTTGAGAACACTTACAAATACTGGGTCGGGACAGAAAACCCGTACCGTTGATAGAACCTCTTTAATCGGCCAGCGCGGTGAAGCCACATCTGACCTTCGCCCCGCCGGGGTTGCACATTTTGATGGGAACCGTGTAGATGTAGTTACTGAAGGGGATTACATCTCGTCCGGCTCACCGATAGAGGTAACTTTCGTTGAGGGCAACCGCGTGATCGTACGGTCGGCCAACTAA
- a CDS encoding aminomethyl-transferring glycine dehydrogenase, with the protein MDYLPHTLEDIEKALRTVGVRDVEDLFSDIPKALSNPEINLPSGMDEDSLLRHLKELQNQNRTDQPCFLGGGIRHHFLPSVTQQLASKPEFLTAYTAYQPEVSQGLLQATFEYQTMMSELTGLPISNASMYDGAPATAEAALLAARATNRSKVLVSRGIHPETLEVLKTYLTPLKISLEVFELDGLTSSIPIVDKDTACVIAQNPNFLGYLESVPNLVEASHKMGALYVAVSDPVALGILKPPGSQGADIVTGDGQTLGNPVIFGGPSFGFLLVSERLVRQMPGRVVGETVDTEGQRGFVLTLQAREQHIRRGKAKSNICSNHQLTALMATINLAALGPQGLQEIAEQSVLAAHELADKLSRVGITVRQESTFFNEFLIETETSPLKLRQEFSLRGISAGIPVPQTFNFGNASILAATELTTKEDIDALLKAITEIELSK; encoded by the coding sequence TTGGACTATCTACCTCACACCTTGGAAGACATCGAAAAGGCTCTCCGCACTGTCGGCGTCAGAGATGTTGAAGACCTTTTCTCGGACATCCCGAAAGCCCTCTCTAATCCGGAAATAAATCTTCCATCTGGGATGGACGAGGATAGTTTACTTCGGCACTTGAAGGAACTGCAGAACCAAAATAGAACTGACCAGCCTTGTTTTCTTGGTGGCGGTATTCGGCATCATTTTTTGCCGAGTGTAACGCAACAACTTGCAAGCAAACCTGAATTCCTAACCGCCTATACTGCATATCAACCTGAAGTATCTCAGGGATTACTGCAAGCAACCTTTGAGTACCAAACTATGATGTCGGAACTAACCGGCCTCCCAATTTCTAATGCCAGTATGTATGACGGTGCACCGGCAACCGCTGAAGCAGCTCTCTTAGCGGCAAGAGCAACTAATCGTTCCAAGGTTTTGGTAAGTAGAGGTATCCATCCCGAAACTTTAGAGGTCTTAAAAACTTACTTAACACCCTTAAAGATATCTCTAGAGGTATTTGAGCTCGACGGCCTAACTTCTTCTATTCCAATTGTAGACAAAGACACAGCGTGCGTAATCGCTCAAAACCCCAATTTTCTCGGTTATTTAGAATCTGTACCCAATTTAGTAGAGGCCTCACATAAAATGGGAGCTTTATACGTTGCAGTATCAGATCCAGTTGCCCTCGGGATACTTAAACCTCCTGGCTCTCAAGGAGCAGACATCGTCACAGGAGACGGCCAAACTTTAGGAAACCCCGTAATTTTCGGAGGACCAAGCTTTGGCTTTTTGTTAGTATCTGAACGTCTTGTCCGGCAAATGCCCGGACGGGTGGTCGGCGAAACAGTCGACACCGAAGGACAGCGTGGATTCGTTCTTACTCTCCAAGCAAGGGAACAACATATACGTAGAGGTAAAGCAAAATCTAATATTTGTTCAAATCATCAACTCACAGCATTAATGGCAACCATAAACCTCGCTGCTCTCGGGCCGCAAGGACTCCAAGAAATAGCGGAACAAAGTGTACTGGCTGCCCATGAACTCGCAGATAAATTAAGTAGGGTTGGAATAACAGTAAGGCAGGAGTCAACCTTCTTTAACGAATTTCTCATCGAAACGGAAACCTCTCCTTTAAAACTTCGCCAAGAATTTTCACTCAGAGGAATTAGCGCTGGAATTCCGGTTCCTCAGACTTTTAATTTTGGTAATGCTTCGATCCTAGCGGCAACTGAATTGACCACTAAAGAAGATATAGACGCTTTGCTTAAAGCAATTACGGAAATCGAGTTATCTAAATGA
- the gcvT gene encoding glycine cleavage system protein T: protein MKTTPLFDLHKQLGARMVDFSNWQMPLQYPTGINQEHMAVRTNVGLFDVSHMGQLRIIGHQATEFLQYNTLNDPTSLKVGRGQYSMIPNQRGGLVDDIYLYRDKLDNYLMIPNAGNTTKVKHQLKLQAEKYDCHVVDETETWALLALQGPGSAVLLDRFVENDLTMLRKNSYVETTLSGCPARLARTGYTGEDGFEIFCRPTDAYIIWSLLTEAGATPCGLGARDTLRLEAGFPLFGNEFTGDTNPLCTSYAWVVKDKPFYGRKAMWGTKCLKVLRGIKLHRRGIARHGYRILKNDQEIGEVTSGTISPMTRESIALGWVETEHSNDGTSLAIEIRGQRVDATITTPPFF, encoded by the coding sequence CTTTGATCTCCATAAACAACTTGGAGCGAGAATGGTTGATTTTTCTAATTGGCAAATGCCCCTTCAATACCCAACCGGAATTAATCAGGAACACATGGCGGTTCGCACTAACGTGGGTTTATTCGACGTAAGCCACATGGGGCAACTCAGGATTATCGGCCACCAGGCTACCGAATTTCTGCAATACAACACACTCAACGACCCAACCTCTTTAAAGGTGGGTCGAGGACAGTATTCAATGATTCCCAATCAAAGAGGTGGTCTCGTTGACGATATTTATCTATATCGGGATAAGCTCGACAATTACCTGATGATTCCCAATGCTGGTAATACCACGAAGGTTAAACACCAACTGAAACTCCAGGCTGAAAAATACGATTGCCACGTTGTAGATGAAACCGAAACATGGGCACTGTTGGCTCTCCAAGGCCCGGGAAGTGCAGTTCTTCTGGATCGGTTTGTTGAAAATGACCTGACAATGTTAAGAAAGAATTCGTATGTAGAAACCACACTTTCAGGGTGTCCCGCCCGCCTTGCTCGGACAGGCTACACCGGAGAGGACGGTTTCGAAATCTTCTGCAGACCAACGGACGCCTATATTATCTGGTCTCTACTGACGGAAGCCGGGGCTACTCCATGTGGTTTGGGAGCCCGAGACACGCTCCGTCTTGAAGCTGGGTTCCCCTTGTTCGGCAACGAATTTACCGGGGATACTAATCCCTTATGCACCAGTTACGCTTGGGTGGTAAAAGACAAGCCTTTCTACGGCAGAAAAGCTATGTGGGGAACTAAATGCCTTAAGGTGTTAAGAGGAATTAAGCTGCACCGCCGAGGAATAGCAAGGCATGGATATAGAATTTTAAAAAATGACCAAGAAATCGGTGAGGTTACCTCAGGAACCATTTCTCCTATGACTCGCGAAAGCATAGCATTAGGCTGGGTTGAAACCGAACATAGTAACGACGGAACTTCGCTAGCCATTGAAATCAGGGGGCAGCGCGTGGACGCAACAATAACAACACCCCCATTCTTCTAA
- a CDS encoding glycine dehydrogenase (aminomethyl-transferring) (acts in conjunction with GvcH to form H-protein-S-aminomethyldihydrolipoyllysine from glycine; forms a heterodimer with subunit 1 to form the P protein), producing the protein MKTLPQKRSNFAGDYVPLIFERSRPGRRGSRPPIRRTGNVSALLGTDNVRQTPPRLPEVSELDLVRHYTALAHRQMSIDGNPYFLGSCTMKYNPKVNEEAARMFTKLHPYQDPHETQGALRLLFNLQTSLAELTGMNAVTLQPAAGAHGELTGMLMIKAYHQSNGEEDQRRVVLVPDSAHGTNPATATMVGYEVEEIPTDINGEVDVDHFLSALGPHVAAIMLTNPNTVGIFETKIMELSKAAHSFGAQLYYDGANANAIVGRARPGDMGFDVVHLNLHKTFTTPHGGVGPGAGPVGVKRHLKDFLPTPIIGKRDGQFTADYSAPQSIGRMRSFYGNFGNLVRAYTYIRALGKEGLRGVSTMAVLNANYLRVKLVEAGYEIAFDRINMHEFVARPPSGFKTIDIAKAMLDYGIHPMTVYFPLIVKEAMMLEPTETESIESIDRYAEIMGNILREAEADPDYLSTAPHATPVLRLDEVRAARHPKLRHTFPPQ; encoded by the coding sequence ATGAAAACTCTTCCACAGAAAAGATCCAATTTCGCTGGGGACTATGTTCCTCTAATATTCGAACGATCACGCCCGGGCCGAAGGGGTTCGCGACCACCGATAAGAAGAACGGGTAACGTCTCAGCATTGCTCGGTACCGACAACGTGCGGCAAACCCCACCCCGGCTACCAGAAGTATCAGAATTAGACCTAGTGAGGCACTATACGGCTCTTGCTCATAGGCAAATGAGTATTGACGGAAATCCGTATTTTTTGGGCAGCTGCACAATGAAATATAACCCTAAGGTCAATGAAGAAGCCGCCCGAATGTTTACCAAGCTACATCCTTATCAGGATCCTCACGAGACCCAAGGAGCCCTAAGGCTTCTTTTTAACCTACAAACCAGTTTGGCTGAATTGACTGGAATGAACGCCGTAACACTACAACCTGCGGCCGGCGCGCACGGAGAATTAACCGGCATGCTGATGATCAAGGCTTACCACCAGTCTAACGGTGAAGAGGACCAAAGGCGAGTGGTTTTAGTGCCTGACTCTGCTCACGGCACCAACCCAGCAACGGCGACAATGGTTGGATATGAGGTCGAAGAAATACCGACGGATATTAACGGTGAAGTCGACGTCGATCACTTTCTTTCGGCCTTAGGGCCTCACGTCGCTGCCATTATGCTTACCAACCCTAATACTGTCGGGATCTTTGAAACGAAGATAATGGAATTATCTAAAGCGGCGCACAGTTTTGGCGCCCAACTCTACTATGACGGAGCAAACGCCAACGCCATCGTAGGCAGAGCAAGACCCGGGGATATGGGCTTTGACGTTGTCCACCTAAATCTCCACAAGACTTTCACCACACCACACGGGGGTGTGGGTCCCGGAGCCGGCCCTGTTGGGGTAAAACGACATCTTAAGGACTTTCTCCCAACACCCATAATCGGTAAGAGAGATGGCCAGTTCACCGCGGATTACAGTGCGCCCCAATCCATTGGGCGCATGCGTTCCTTTTATGGCAACTTCGGTAACCTTGTACGTGCTTACACTTATATTCGGGCGTTAGGTAAGGAAGGTTTAAGAGGAGTGTCCACCATGGCCGTCCTAAACGCTAACTACCTCCGCGTTAAACTAGTAGAAGCCGGTTATGAAATCGCATTCGATCGAATAAACATGCACGAATTCGTCGCACGACCACCGTCTGGATTTAAAACTATTGACATTGCAAAGGCAATGCTCGATTACGGCATCCACCCAATGACAGTTTATTTCCCATTAATTGTTAAAGAAGCAATGATGCTCGAACCTACAGAAACGGAGTCAATCGAAAGCATAGACAGATACGCGGAAATAATGGGGAACATCTTACGAGAGGCAGAAGCAGATCCTGACTACCTTTCAACTGCGCCACACGCCACACCGGTTCTGCGGTTAGACGAAGTCCGTGCCGCTAGGCATCCTAAGCTTCGCCATACCTTCCCGCCCCAATAA
- the gcvH gene encoding glycine cleavage system protein H, whose amino-acid sequence MMDFPEDLRYTSTHEWASAAENGVITIGITDFAQDQLGDVVFVELPQLGDQFEQGDPVAVVESVKTASDIYAPTKGTVVEVNSNLEDSPEEINSDPYSSGWIFRLSIDSTNEMSNLLDATAYRLNAVEE is encoded by the coding sequence ATAATGGATTTTCCAGAAGATTTACGATACACATCTACCCATGAATGGGCTTCGGCCGCTGAAAATGGTGTAATCACAATAGGGATTACAGACTTCGCTCAAGACCAACTCGGGGACGTCGTTTTCGTAGAACTGCCCCAACTTGGAGACCAGTTTGAACAAGGTGACCCGGTCGCTGTTGTGGAATCGGTAAAAACTGCCTCAGATATTTACGCACCAACTAAGGGGACGGTCGTTGAGGTCAATTCCAACCTCGAGGACAGTCCAGAAGAAATTAATTCCGATCCGTATTCAAGTGGTTGGATATTTAGGCTGTCTATCGACAGCACCAATGAGATGTCTAATTTGTTGGATGCAACGGCCTATCGCCTTAACGCCGTGGAGGAATAA
- the ybeY gene encoding rRNA maturation RNase YbeY codes for MIEIIDETKKYPVSESLKQAVGLFLEELEMSKQDLTVVLCDDKMMQQKNLKFRGIDKPTDVLSFPLCEPEDTSMPYVHHLGDIIIDVQMAQRQAAKHGNTLDEEILVLTSHGILHLLGYDHPSSAEWKDFHQAEERILAIAKKELA; via the coding sequence TTGATAGAAATTATAGACGAAACAAAAAAGTATCCAGTTAGCGAAAGCTTGAAGCAAGCGGTCGGACTCTTCCTCGAAGAACTTGAAATGAGTAAACAAGATTTAACAGTTGTCCTTTGCGACGATAAGATGATGCAACAAAAAAACCTGAAGTTTCGTGGAATCGACAAGCCAACCGACGTATTATCTTTCCCGCTGTGCGAGCCTGAAGATACCTCCATGCCCTATGTCCATCATCTTGGCGACATAATAATTGACGTTCAGATGGCGCAGCGCCAAGCGGCAAAGCACGGAAACACCCTCGACGAAGAAATACTGGTCCTTACCTCGCATGGGATATTACATCTCCTCGGTTATGATCACCCCTCTTCAGCAGAATGGAAAGACTTCCATCAGGCTGAGGAAAGAATATTAGCGATAGCAAAAAAAGAGCTCGCATGA
- a CDS encoding iron-sulfur cluster assembly accessory protein, with protein METENFTVTDAAATRATELLNSSGKDDAAIRVFVKSGGCSGYSYGLAIDDKKLVGDKTFEDRGITVVIDPKSWALLRGSEVDYVENLMGGGFSVNNPNATSSCGCGHSFRTDGQAPPDGEGSSSCQ; from the coding sequence ATGGAAACAGAAAATTTTACGGTTACCGACGCAGCTGCTACCAGGGCAACTGAGCTCTTGAATTCTAGCGGCAAAGATGATGCAGCGATTAGGGTTTTCGTTAAATCCGGTGGTTGCAGTGGGTATAGTTATGGTTTAGCGATAGACGATAAAAAGCTTGTTGGGGATAAAACATTTGAAGACCGCGGAATTACGGTCGTTATTGACCCTAAGAGCTGGGCGTTGCTTCGTGGTTCTGAAGTTGATTACGTCGAGAATTTAATGGGTGGCGGTTTCAGCGTCAACAATCCCAACGCAACAAGTTCATGTGGTTGCGGACACAGCTTTAGGACGGACGGTCAGGCCCCTCCTGATGGTGAGGGTTCTTCCAGCTGCCAGTGA